One Setaria italica strain Yugu1 chromosome I, Setaria_italica_v2.0, whole genome shotgun sequence DNA window includes the following coding sequences:
- the LOC101777064 gene encoding atherin, with the protein MDPASEELERRSRYLSSLIRRTKLSAAPAPPPLPEPEPEPEAPAPKPEPEPQTAVGKCEEAKPALAVEEEEKREVKEEGADGEGKQIKGKVEGGLKEEDGGSKKVSVRVRAADMPLPLQRRAIRLAYEAIAAMPRLDSKRLALALKKEFDTAYGPAWHCIVGTSFGSYVTHSLGGFLYFSVDKAYILLFRTAVEPLGHPR; encoded by the exons ATGGATCCGGCGTCCGAGGAGCTCGAGCGCCGCAGCCGCTACCTCAGCTCGCTCATCCGGCGCACCAAGCTcagcgccgcccccgccccccctCCACTTCCCGAGCCAGAGCCTGAGCCTGAGGCGCCGGCACCGAAACCGGAGCCCGAGCCGCAGACCGCGGTCGGAAAGTGCGAGGAGGCCAAGCCGGcgctggcggtggaggaggaggagaagcgggaggtcaaggaggagggggcggacgGGGAGGGCAAACAGATCAAGGGGAAGGTCGAGGGGGGTCtgaaggaggaggacggcggcagcAAAAAGGTGTCGGTGCGGGTGCGCGCGGCCGACATGCCCCTGCCGCTGCAGCGCCGCGCCATCCGCCTCGCCTACGAGGCCATCGCCGCTATGCCGCGCCTCGACAGCAAGCGCCTCGCGCTCGCGCTCAAGAAG GAATTTGACACAGCATATGGTCCTGCTTGGCATTGCATTGTCGGAACAAGCTTTGGTTCCTATGTGACACACTCATTGGGAGGTTTCTTATACTTCTCAGTGGACAAGGCCTATATTCTTCTCTTCAGAACTGCCGTTGAGCCATTAGGCCATCCACGATGA
- the LOC101764790 gene encoding uncharacterized protein LOC101764790, with product MRRCARLAALLLLLVADTVASSRTEATSTSTATPSGAPGSAGAPDGVPSEPLPPCLEELLPCTAYLKTSKHPSPTCCTAMHNAAAAEMPCLCHLFADPKLLTIFNVTRDQMFRLPARCGLPVGCRAGASQDHDPVVEAPPPPAGTHQHHHGGASSRSSEFWSVWGVVASLVVPMAAVF from the exons ATGCGTCGATGCGcgcgcctcgccgcgctcctcctcctcctcgtcgccgacaCCGTCGCCTCCTCCCGCACGGAGGCCACGTCCACGTCCACGGCCACGCCCAGCGGcgccccggggtcggcgggcGCCCCGGACGGCGTGCCGTCGGAGCCCCTGCCGCCGTGCCTGGAGGAGCTGCTGCCGTGCACGGCGTACCTCAAGACCTCCAAGCACCCCTCGCCGACGTGCTGCACCGCCATgcacaacgccgccgccgccgagatgCCGTGCCTCTGCCACCTCTTCGCCGACCCGAAGCTGCTCACCATCTTCAACGTCACCCGGGACCAGATGTTCAGGCTCCCCGCCCGCTGCGGTCTGCCCGTCGGCTGCCGCGCCGGGGCCTCCCAAGACCACGACCCAG TCGtggaagcgccgccgccgccggcagggaCGCACCAGCACCATCACGGTGGTGCTTCGTCGAGGAGCAGCGAGTTCTGGAGCGTCTGGGGCGTGGTCGCATCGCTGGTGGTGCCCATGGCTGCGGTATTCTAG
- the LOC101777482 gene encoding prohibitin-3, mitochondrial, whose protein sequence is MAGGGQAAVSFLTRIAKVAAGIGVAASAASTSLYTVDGGERAVIFDRLRGVLPRTEAEGTHLLVPILQKPFIFDIRTRPHSFSSTSGTKDLQMVSLTLRVLSRPDVDRLPEIFNSLGLEYDEKVLPSIGNEVLKAVVAQFNADQLLTERPHVSALVRESLTQRAREFNIVLDDVAITHLAYGPEFAQAVEKKQVAQQEAERSRFLVARADQERRAAIVRAEGESEAARLISEATTTAGNGLIELRRIEAAKEIAGVLARSPNVSYIPAGDNGQMLLGLNAAR, encoded by the coding sequence atggccggcggcgggcaggcggcggtgTCGTTCCTGACGCGGATTGCGAAGGTGGCTGCGGGGATTGGCGTGGCGGCGTCCGCCGCCTCCACGTCCCTCTACACGGTGGACGGCGGGGAGCGCGCCGTCATCTTCGACCGCCTGCGCGGCGTGCTCCCGAGGACGGAGGCGGAGGGCACCCACCTCCTGGTCCCCATCCTCCAGAAGCCCTTCATCTTCGACATCCGCACCCGCCCCCACagcttctcctccacctccggcacCAAGGACCTCCAGATGGTCAGCCTCACGCTCCGCGTCCTCTCGCGCCCCGACGTCGACCGCCTCCCGGAGATCTTCAACTCCCTCGGCCTCGAGTACGACGAGAAGGTCCTCCCCTCCATCGGCAACGAGGTGCTCAAGGCCGTCGTCGCGCAGTTCAACGCCGACCAGCTCCTCACCGAGCGGCCCCACGTCTCGGCGCTTGTCCGCGAGTCCCTCACCCAGCGCGCCCGCGAGTTCAACATCGTCCTCGACGACGTCGCCATCACCCACCTCGCCTACGGGCCGGAGTTCGCGCAGGCCGTCGAGAAGAAGCAGGTCGCGCAGCAGGAGGCCGAGCGCTCTAGGTTCCTCGTCGCGCGCGCGGACCAGGAGAGGCGCGCTGCCATCGTCCGGGCCGAGGGGGAGAGCGAGGCCGCGCGCCTCATCTCCGAGGCCACAACCACCGccggcaacggactgatcgagcTCAGGAGGATTGAGGCGGCCAAGGAGATTGCCGGCGTGCTGGCGCGCTCGCCCAACGTCTCCTACATCCCCGCCGGCGACAACGGTCAGATGCTGCTGGGGCTCAACGCCGCCCGGTGA